One Gimesia aquarii DNA segment encodes these proteins:
- a CDS encoding class I SAM-dependent methyltransferase: protein MNSSDEKLTKSFYDRISHSYDLIADSNEHVAREKGLAALSIVEGEKVLEIGYGTGHSLVALAESVGTTGSVYGVDISDGMQKVSEKRVTEAGVADRVNLSVAITPPLPFEDQTFDVVSMSFTLELFPLETIPAVLEEIKRVLKPGGRLGVVSMALPKEGEKDSFLEKTYKWMHQHFPHIVDCQPIDAVGFLKNAGFSIKEELDLNIWTMPVAVLVGTTPT, encoded by the coding sequence ATGAATTCCTCTGATGAAAAATTGACCAAATCATTTTACGATCGTATCAGTCATTCTTATGACCTGATTGCAGACTCCAACGAACATGTCGCTCGTGAAAAAGGGCTTGCCGCTTTGAGTATCGTCGAAGGCGAAAAAGTCCTGGAAATAGGTTATGGAACCGGACATTCACTCGTAGCACTCGCTGAATCAGTGGGAACAACAGGCTCTGTTTATGGAGTCGACATTTCTGATGGAATGCAGAAAGTCTCTGAAAAACGAGTCACAGAAGCGGGAGTTGCCGACCGTGTGAACCTGTCTGTAGCAATCACTCCTCCTTTGCCTTTTGAGGATCAGACATTCGATGTCGTTTCGATGAGCTTTACACTGGAGCTCTTCCCCCTGGAAACGATTCCCGCTGTTCTCGAAGAAATCAAACGTGTCCTGAAGCCAGGAGGACGTTTGGGTGTGGTTTCGATGGCCTTGCCTAAAGAAGGAGAAAAAGACAGTTTTCTGGAAAAGACCTACAAATGGATGCACCAGCATTTTCCACATATAGTTGACTGTCAGCCGATCGATGCTGTTGGTTTTCTGAAAAATGCTGGATTTTCAATCAAAGAAGAACTCGATTTGAATATCTGGACCATGCCCGTGGCAGTGCTTGTGGGAACAACGCCCACCTGA
- the glgC gene encoding glucose-1-phosphate adenylyltransferase, with amino-acid sequence MKGLFHEDHDVYKERTIMRNVLALILAGGKGSRLEPLTRDRAKPAVPFGGGYRIIDFTLSNCINSGLRRILILTQYKAASLDRHINLGWRFLCRELNEFVDVLPPQQRIDEQWYQGTADAVYQNIYTIERARSDYILILSGDHIYKMDYSKLIRDHKESGAEATIGCIPVDRTEASQFGVMAVDDDMRVVKFEEKPAAPASMPNHPDKSLASMGIYVFNTNFLFERLCYDATQLDSSHDFGKNIIPSIIDDHLVRAYPFQDKNTGDGYYWRDVGTIDSYYEANMDLISVHPQLNLYDQTWPIRSYQPPDPPPKFVFAQSEGSKPRVGQAVDSTVCPGSIISGGRVSQSIISSNVRINSWAEVDNSILFSGVNIGRHAKIRNAIIDKGVSIPKNCEIGYDLAKDKGRGFTVSESGIVVIGKMDGFPGES; translated from the coding sequence ATAAAGGGATTATTTCACGAAGATCATGATGTCTATAAGGAGAGAACAATAATGCGAAATGTGTTGGCTTTGATTCTGGCAGGTGGTAAAGGATCTCGTCTGGAACCACTTACCAGAGATCGAGCGAAGCCTGCAGTTCCGTTTGGAGGCGGGTATCGAATTATCGATTTTACACTTTCCAATTGCATCAATAGTGGTTTACGTCGGATTTTGATTCTGACTCAATATAAAGCGGCCAGTCTCGATCGACATATCAATCTTGGTTGGCGGTTTCTTTGCCGTGAACTGAATGAATTTGTGGATGTCTTGCCACCACAGCAGCGAATTGACGAACAGTGGTATCAGGGGACCGCGGATGCCGTTTATCAGAATATTTATACGATTGAACGTGCCAGATCAGATTACATTCTGATCCTTTCTGGTGACCATATCTATAAGATGGATTATTCCAAACTGATTCGTGATCATAAGGAATCCGGGGCTGAAGCGACGATTGGATGTATTCCTGTAGATCGAACGGAAGCAAGCCAGTTTGGAGTGATGGCCGTTGATGATGACATGCGCGTCGTGAAATTTGAAGAAAAACCGGCGGCTCCAGCTTCGATGCCTAATCATCCTGATAAAAGTCTGGCGTCGATGGGGATCTATGTGTTTAATACGAATTTTCTGTTTGAACGATTGTGTTACGATGCAACACAGTTAGATAGTTCGCATGACTTCGGAAAAAATATTATCCCTTCTATTATCGATGATCATCTGGTACGCGCTTATCCTTTTCAGGATAAAAATACGGGAGATGGATATTATTGGCGAGATGTAGGTACTATTGATTCCTATTATGAAGCAAATATGGATCTAATCTCGGTTCATCCACAGTTAAATTTGTATGATCAAACCTGGCCGATCAGATCCTATCAGCCACCGGATCCTCCGCCAAAGTTTGTCTTTGCTCAAAGTGAAGGCTCTAAACCTCGTGTGGGGCAGGCTGTGGATAGTACTGTCTGCCCAGGTTCGATCATTTCAGGGGGGCGCGTAAGTCAATCCATCATTTCATCAAATGTCCGAATTAATAGCTGGGCGGAAGTCGATAATTCCATTCTGTTTTCAGGTGTGAATATCGGTAGACACGCGAAAATTCGAAACGCGATCATCGATAAAGGAGTTTCAATCCCCAAGAATTGTGAAATCGGTTATGACCTTGCCAAAGACAAGGGGCGTGGGTTTACTGTTTCCGAATCGGGAATTGTTGTGATTGGCAAAATGGATGGATTTCCCGGAGAGAGCTAA